The Pseudomonas eucalypticola genome has a window encoding:
- a CDS encoding non-ribosomal peptide synthetase, producing the protein MVEAQALLAPEAIAAQADGQALTYGQLNSKANSLAHYLIGLGVRPDDRVAVVARRGLDTLVGLLAVLKAGGSYVPVDPAHPDERLHYLLSDSKPVLVLTQQALRPRVPDLGVPVLALDRPHWYEQPSNPQVPGLNERSLAYVIYTSGSTGQPKGVMVEHQTLNNLVHWHCQAFDLRAGSHTASVAGVGFDAMAWEVWPALCAGAVLHLPPVQEGGEDIEALLTWWREQPLDVSFLPTPVAEHAFNQGLGHPTLRVLLIGGDRLRQFSRDPGFAVINNYGPTEATVVATSGQLLPAGRLDIGRPIANTRVYLLDAHQQLVPQGVAGELYVGGGGVARGYLNRPQLTAERFVRDPFSDEPRARLYRTGDLARWNADGTLEYLGRNDDQVKIRGVRVELGEIESLLGQLPGVETALVIAREDHPGQPRLVGYFSEQPGATLHTGDLRAALQARLPAYMVPAALVRLSAWPLTANGKVDRRALPAPDRDALFTGHYEAPETDIEQQLALIWAELLQVERVGRHDHFFELGGHSLLAVTLVSRLRQAGLEVDVGALFAHPTLAALAASVAQASAPPLAASLIEPGCQRITPALLPLVDLTQEAIDRIVAQVPGGVDNVQDIYPLGPLQAGIFYHHLSAGADDPYRLQARFAFSDQGRLHAFCAALQQVIDRHDILRTALFWDDLPTPVQVVWRQARLPVAEVALEQLEVLSNLDLAQAPLLRLVHAADPASQRIVAVLQFHHVIMDHMALERLALELQAVLLGQQALLPAPVPYRQYVAHSLGGLDEGAHETYFRAQLADIDEPTLPFGHVLTTPGAADEARLTLEPGVALRVREQSRQLGVSAASLVHLAWGQVLGHVCGRDRVVFGTVLLGRLQGGEGLERALGVFINTLPLRLDLADQCARDAVLDTHRRLTGLLAHEHAPLALAQRCSALPAGTPLFSALLNYRHSAVGEPGQGPATTAWQGIELLHTKERSTYPLTLSVDDLGEGFTLTAQTAGGIQAQRVCAYLAQALSSLVLALEQAAPTPVAELGVLPDAERQWLLEGFNAEVVTWPTDATLAQRIEHHAAYQPHAIAAQVGDEVLTYQALDQRANGLAQALIDRGVRPDDRVAVVARRGLDTLVGLLAVLKAGAGYVPVDPAHPDERVQYLLADSQPTAVLVQHALRGRLPALGVPVLELEGPWPQQAGSPVVPGLNSSHLAYAIYTSGSTGQPKGVMVEHQTLNNLVDWHCQAFDLHAGSHTASVAGFGFDAMAWEVWPALCAGATLHLPPTDIGNEQLDALLDWWLAQPLDVAFLPTPVAEYAFSHQLRHPTLRTLLIGGDRLRQFHRDPGFAVINNYGPTETTVVASSGQVQVGGVLHIGKPITNARLYVLDERRQPVALGVPGELYVGGAGVARGYLNRPQLTAERFLQDPFSPLPGARMYQTGDRVRWLADGTLEYLGRDDDQVKIRGVRVEPGEVERALLRCDGVGEAVVVAQTLEQGGPRLVAYFTRHDPALDAMALRSHAQAILPDYMVPSAFVALDALPLTANGKVDRRALPAPQADAWASREYQAPATALEARLAELWAEVLEVERVGRHDSFFELGGHSLSAIRLVSQLRKAQWPVSLAELFQHPSVAALAERLERREAAPEAEPEVVTVRAEGGEAPLFLIHDFTGLDAYFPVLAQHLSDGFPVHGLPGVGLGQPQLDTVPCLAARLVARIREVQPEGPYRVAGWSFGGVLAYEVATQLVGMDQTVGFLGLIDTYVPRLTDQGKARWQGADLLQRQLLAHCNAHWQAQGQAGLACVARLEALAAQPASFQQLLRQCRDQQLLLPELAEASDEQVQHYLAREVAHGHALAHYRLEPLNLPIHLFRAEQRDTQRASATLGWHEAQVTRQLHCIDVPGDHLSMMQPPHVQRLGQAISQALASAPQGPQPPSGYPPLLAIQSGQATKAPLFCVPGAGDSVTSFIGLAEALGADWPIYGVQARGLGGDSVPHSRIEAAADCHVQAIEAQYPQGPLHLVGHSFGGWVAHALAVRLQARGREVLSLTLVDTEAPGGSGGLGQPYTTTQALQRLVESLQLASGKPLGLPAEAFAEADDSTQLQWLHAAMTNVGLLPPRMSPQALHAIARTFASALRTVYVPRGGYDGPANLVLVSDPTLDSAGNQREQVAMVSGWQALLPQLAVWEGPGNHFSVLKAPDVYSLAAWWFERQALTSTQTLS; encoded by the coding sequence ATGGTCGAAGCCCAGGCATTGCTCGCGCCCGAGGCCATCGCTGCCCAGGCCGACGGCCAGGCACTGACCTATGGCCAGTTGAACAGTAAAGCCAACAGCCTGGCCCACTACCTGATCGGCCTGGGCGTGCGCCCTGATGACCGCGTGGCCGTGGTGGCCCGGCGCGGCCTGGACACCCTGGTTGGCCTGTTGGCGGTGCTCAAGGCCGGTGGCAGCTACGTGCCCGTGGACCCGGCGCACCCGGACGAGCGCCTGCACTACCTGCTGAGCGACAGCAAACCCGTGCTGGTACTGACCCAACAGGCCCTGCGACCACGGGTACCTGACCTGGGTGTGCCGGTGCTGGCGCTGGACCGCCCGCACTGGTACGAGCAGCCGAGCAATCCGCAGGTGCCGGGCCTGAACGAACGCAGCCTGGCGTATGTGATCTACACCTCAGGTTCCACCGGCCAACCCAAGGGCGTGATGGTGGAACACCAGACCTTGAACAATCTGGTGCATTGGCACTGCCAGGCCTTCGACCTGCGGGCGGGCAGCCACACGGCCAGCGTCGCCGGCGTTGGCTTTGACGCCATGGCCTGGGAAGTCTGGCCGGCGCTCTGCGCGGGGGCGGTGCTGCACTTGCCGCCGGTGCAGGAAGGCGGTGAGGACATCGAAGCGCTGTTGACATGGTGGCGTGAACAACCCCTGGACGTCAGCTTCCTGCCCACCCCGGTGGCCGAACACGCCTTTAACCAGGGGCTGGGCCACCCGACCCTGCGGGTGCTGCTGATTGGCGGCGACCGCTTGCGCCAATTCAGCCGCGATCCGGGCTTCGCGGTGATCAACAACTACGGCCCCACCGAAGCCACGGTGGTGGCCACGTCGGGCCAGCTGCTGCCGGCAGGCCGTCTGGACATTGGCCGGCCGATTGCCAATACCCGGGTGTACCTGCTGGACGCCCATCAGCAGCTGGTGCCCCAGGGCGTGGCCGGCGAGCTGTACGTGGGCGGCGGTGGCGTGGCGCGGGGTTACCTGAACCGGCCCCAACTGACCGCCGAGCGCTTTGTCCGCGACCCCTTCAGCGATGAACCGCGCGCACGGCTGTACCGCACCGGCGACCTGGCCCGCTGGAACGCCGACGGTACCCTGGAATACCTGGGGCGCAACGACGACCAGGTGAAGATCCGCGGCGTGCGCGTGGAACTGGGAGAAATCGAAAGCCTGCTGGGGCAACTTCCCGGGGTCGAAACGGCCCTGGTGATCGCTCGCGAAGACCATCCCGGCCAGCCACGCCTGGTGGGTTATTTCAGCGAACAGCCCGGCGCAACCCTGCACACCGGCGACCTGCGGGCCGCGTTGCAGGCGCGCCTGCCGGCCTACATGGTGCCCGCCGCGCTGGTGCGCCTGAGCGCCTGGCCGTTGACCGCCAATGGCAAGGTCGACCGCCGTGCCTTGCCCGCGCCGGACCGCGACGCCTTGTTCACCGGGCACTACGAGGCCCCGGAAACGGACATCGAGCAGCAACTGGCGCTGATCTGGGCCGAGCTGTTGCAAGTGGAGCGGGTCGGGCGCCACGATCACTTCTTCGAGTTGGGGGGGCATTCGCTGCTGGCCGTGACGCTGGTCTCGCGCCTGCGCCAGGCAGGGCTGGAGGTGGACGTCGGTGCCCTGTTCGCCCACCCCACCCTGGCCGCCCTGGCGGCCAGCGTTGCCCAGGCCAGCGCCCCACCGCTGGCCGCCAGCCTGATCGAGCCGGGTTGCCAACGCATCACCCCGGCACTGCTGCCGCTGGTGGACCTGACCCAGGAGGCCATCGACCGCATTGTCGCGCAGGTACCGGGCGGGGTCGACAACGTGCAGGATATCTACCCGCTGGGGCCGCTGCAGGCCGGTATCTTCTATCACCACCTGAGCGCCGGCGCCGATGACCCGTACCGCTTGCAGGCGCGCTTCGCCTTCTCGGACCAAGGCCGGCTGCACGCCTTCTGCGCGGCGTTGCAGCAGGTCATCGACCGCCATGACATTCTGCGTACTGCGCTGTTCTGGGACGACTTGCCAACCCCGGTACAAGTGGTCTGGCGCCAGGCCCGCTTGCCCGTGGCCGAGGTGGCGCTGGAACAGTTGGAAGTGCTATCGAATCTGGACCTTGCCCAGGCGCCCTTGCTGCGCCTGGTTCACGCTGCTGATCCGGCAAGCCAGCGCATTGTCGCAGTGTTGCAGTTCCACCACGTGATCATGGACCACATGGCCCTGGAGCGTCTGGCCCTGGAGCTGCAAGCCGTGTTGCTGGGCCAGCAGGCGCTGTTGCCCGCGCCAGTGCCGTACCGCCAGTATGTCGCCCATAGCCTGGGCGGCCTGGACGAGGGTGCCCACGAGACGTATTTCCGTGCGCAACTGGCCGATATCGATGAGCCGACCCTGCCGTTCGGCCACGTGCTGACCACCCCGGGCGCGGCCGACGAAGCGCGGCTGACGCTTGAGCCGGGCGTGGCCCTGCGGGTGCGCGAGCAGTCGCGGCAATTGGGCGTCAGCGCCGCCAGCCTGGTTCACCTGGCCTGGGGCCAGGTGCTGGGCCATGTGTGCGGCCGTGACCGTGTGGTGTTCGGCACGGTGTTGCTGGGCCGCCTGCAAGGGGGTGAAGGCCTGGAGCGCGCCTTGGGCGTGTTCATCAACACCTTGCCCCTGCGCCTGGACCTGGCTGACCAGTGCGCCCGGGACGCGGTGCTGGACACCCACCGCCGGCTGACCGGCCTGTTGGCCCACGAGCATGCGCCACTGGCGCTGGCCCAGCGTTGCAGTGCGTTGCCCGCCGGCACCCCGCTGTTCAGCGCGCTGTTGAACTACCGCCACAGCGCGGTGGGTGAGCCCGGGCAGGGCCCTGCCACGACCGCCTGGCAGGGCATCGAATTGCTGCACACCAAAGAGCGCAGTACCTACCCGTTGACCCTCAGTGTCGATGACCTGGGGGAAGGCTTCACGCTGACCGCGCAGACTGCCGGGGGCATCCAGGCACAGCGCGTGTGCGCTTACCTGGCCCAGGCGCTGAGCAGCCTGGTGCTGGCCTTGGAGCAGGCCGCGCCGACCCCGGTAGCCGAGCTGGGCGTGTTGCCTGACGCCGAGCGCCAGTGGCTGCTGGAAGGGTTCAACGCTGAAGTGGTCACATGGCCTACCGACGCCACCCTTGCCCAGCGTATCGAGCATCACGCGGCGTACCAACCCCATGCGATCGCCGCCCAGGTGGGTGACGAGGTCCTTACCTATCAGGCCCTCGACCAGCGAGCCAATGGCCTGGCCCAGGCGTTGATCGACCGAGGGGTGAGGCCCGACGACCGCGTCGCCGTGGTGGCGCGCCGTGGCCTGGACACCCTGGTGGGGCTGCTGGCAGTGCTCAAGGCGGGGGCCGGCTATGTCCCCGTGGACCCGGCGCACCCGGATGAGCGCGTGCAGTACCTGCTGGCCGACAGCCAGCCGACCGCAGTGCTGGTGCAACACGCGTTGCGCGGGCGCCTGCCGGCCCTGGGCGTCCCGGTGCTCGAGCTGGAAGGGCCGTGGCCCCAGCAAGCGGGGAGCCCGGTGGTGCCGGGCCTGAACAGCTCGCACCTGGCCTACGCCATCTACACCTCCGGTTCCACGGGCCAACCCAAAGGCGTGATGGTAGAGCACCAGACGCTCAATAACCTGGTGGACTGGCATTGCCAGGCCTTCGACCTGCACGCTGGCAGCCATACCGCCAGCGTCGCCGGGTTCGGTTTCGACGCCATGGCCTGGGAAGTCTGGCCGGCGCTGTGCGCGGGGGCCACGTTGCACCTGCCGCCGACCGACATCGGCAACGAGCAGCTCGACGCACTGCTCGACTGGTGGCTGGCGCAGCCGCTGGACGTGGCGTTCCTGCCCACGCCCGTGGCCGAGTATGCCTTCAGTCATCAATTGCGCCACCCGACCCTGCGCACCTTGCTGATCGGCGGCGACCGCCTGCGCCAGTTCCACCGTGACCCCGGCTTTGCCGTGATCAACAACTACGGCCCCACCGAAACCACGGTGGTCGCCAGTTCCGGGCAGGTGCAGGTGGGGGGCGTGCTGCACATCGGCAAGCCGATCACCAATGCCCGCTTGTATGTGCTCGACGAGCGTCGCCAGCCGGTGGCGCTCGGGGTGCCGGGCGAACTGTATGTGGGGGGCGCGGGGGTCGCCCGTGGCTACCTGAACCGCCCGCAATTGACTGCCGAGCGCTTCCTGCAGGACCCGTTCAGCCCACTGCCGGGCGCGCGCATGTACCAGACCGGTGACCGCGTGCGCTGGCTCGCCGACGGTACCTTGGAGTACCTGGGGCGCGACGACGACCAGGTGAAGATCCGCGGTGTGCGGGTGGAGCCTGGCGAGGTCGAGCGGGCGTTGCTGCGCTGCGACGGCGTCGGCGAGGCCGTGGTGGTCGCGCAGACGCTGGAGCAGGGCGGGCCGCGCCTGGTGGCCTACTTTACTCGCCACGACCCGGCCCTGGATGCCATGGCGCTGCGCAGCCACGCGCAAGCCATCCTGCCGGACTACATGGTGCCCAGCGCGTTCGTGGCCCTGGACGCCTTGCCGCTGACCGCCAACGGCAAGGTCGACCGCCGTGCGCTGCCGGCGCCACAGGCCGACGCCTGGGCCAGCCGTGAGTACCAGGCGCCGGCCACGGCCCTGGAAGCCCGGTTGGCCGAGCTGTGGGCCGAGGTGCTGGAGGTTGAGCGGGTGGGCCGCCACGACAGCTTCTTCGAGCTGGGCGGGCACTCGCTGTCGGCTATCCGCCTGGTCAGCCAACTGCGCAAAGCGCAATGGCCAGTGTCCTTGGCCGAGCTGTTCCAGCACCCCAGCGTGGCGGCCCTGGCCGAACGGCTGGAGCGCCGTGAGGCCGCGCCTGAAGCCGAGCCCGAGGTAGTCACGGTGCGTGCCGAAGGGGGTGAAGCGCCGTTGTTCCTGATTCACGACTTCACCGGCCTGGATGCGTATTTCCCCGTGCTGGCGCAGCACCTGAGCGACGGGTTCCCGGTCCACGGCTTGCCCGGTGTCGGCCTCGGCCAGCCGCAGCTCGATACCGTGCCGTGCCTGGCGGCGCGGTTGGTGGCGCGCATCCGCGAGGTGCAGCCCGAGGGCCCGTACCGCGTGGCGGGGTGGTCGTTTGGCGGTGTGTTGGCCTATGAAGTCGCGACCCAACTGGTGGGTATGGACCAAACGGTCGGTTTCCTTGGCCTGATCGACACCTACGTGCCTCGGCTCACCGACCAGGGCAAGGCCCGCTGGCAAGGGGCGGATCTGTTGCAACGGCAGTTGCTGGCCCATTGCAACGCCCATTGGCAGGCCCAGGGCCAGGCGGGTTTGGCCTGCGTGGCACGGCTGGAAGCGTTGGCGGCGCAACCGGCCAGCTTCCAGCAACTGCTGCGCCAATGCCGCGACCAGCAACTGCTGCTACCGGAACTGGCCGAGGCCAGCGACGAACAGGTGCAACACTACCTGGCCCGGGAGGTCGCCCACGGCCATGCCCTGGCCCATTACCGCCTGGAACCCTTGAACCTGCCTATCCACCTGTTCCGCGCCGAGCAGCGTGACACGCAACGAGCCAGCGCCACCCTGGGCTGGCATGAGGCTCAGGTCACCCGGCAACTGCACTGCATCGACGTGCCGGGCGACCACCTGAGCATGATGCAACCGCCCCATGTGCAACGGCTCGGCCAGGCCATCAGCCAGGCGCTGGCCAGCGCACCGCAAGGGCCGCAACCGCCGTCGGGCTACCCACCGCTGCTGGCGATCCAGAGCGGCCAGGCGACGAAGGCGCCGTTGTTCTGCGTGCCGGGGGCCGGTGACAGCGTGACCAGCTTCATCGGCCTGGCCGAGGCACTGGGCGCGGACTGGCCGATCTACGGGGTGCAGGCCCGTGGCTTGGGTGGCGATAGCGTGCCCCATAGCCGGATAGAGGCAGCGGCAGACTGTCATGTGCAGGCCATCGAAGCGCAGTACCCGCAAGGGCCGTTGCATCTGGTCGGGCATTCGTTCGGTGGCTGGGTGGCCCACGCCCTGGCCGTACGCTTGCAGGCCCGCGGCCGCGAGGTGCTATCGCTGACCCTCGTGGACACCGAGGCGCCGGGCGGCTCGGGCGGTCTGGGCCAGCCCTACACCACGACCCAGGCGTTGCAGCGTTTGGTGGAGTCCTTGCAGTTGGCCAGCGGCAAGCCCTTGGGGCTGCCGGCCGAGGCGTTTGCCGAAGCCGACGACAGTACGCAGTTGCAATGGCTGCACGCGGCCATGACCAACGTCGGCCTGCTACCGCCGCGCATGTCGCCCCAGGCGCTGCATGCCATCGCACGGACCTTCGCCAGTGCCTTGCGCACGGTGTATGTGCCCCGAGGAGGGTATGACGGTCCGGCAAACCTGGTGCTGGTCAGCGACCCGACCCTGGACAGCGCTGGCAACCAGCGCGAGCAGGTGGCCATGGTCAGTGGCTGGCAAGCATTGCTGCCGCAGTTGGCGGTGTGGGAGGGGCCGGGCAACCACTTCAGCGTGCTCAAGGCGCCGGACGTGTACAGCCTGGCGGCGTGGTGGTTCGAGCGCCAAGCACTGACCAGCACCCAGACCTTGTCCTGA